Proteins encoded together in one Terriglobus saanensis SP1PR4 window:
- a CDS encoding GH92 family glycosyl hydrolase gives MRHLPASPSRWIQLRRLAATCIALWSIATPLVGAKVQSQVDYTRNVDPFIGVDWGGNTFVGSAIPYGVVKVGPDMQTFDGRRSGFGYSSSGVILGFSHLHLSGAQGKYGNILVAPVTGPLDLNDIKTPRTDEVNRVGYYAAKLTRYQVQAELTSSRRVGFHRYTFPASQQSHITINVASALSLGTDWQAQKFLGAEVHLTSNHEVQGVARFTGGWNRGGEYKVYYYMTLDTPANATHTWSGKDLTTAQDVTVGANTPVGASFDFATKANQVIQAKVGISFISAEQAKHNVQQEVPAWNFATVRNAATGLWNSELAKLSLSGESDSQRRQLYTAMYHIMLMPTDRTGENPDWQSSEPYYDDFYCIWDTFRTSSPLLTLISPDRQRDILRALIDIYRHTGYMPDARSGNDNGRTQGGSNANVVVADAWVKGLKGIDYETAFAAMVHDAEVPPTDQQKEGRGGLKDYNEKGFVTLADERSGSRTAEYSYDDFAISEVACGLGKAKEAALYASRAHNFEHLWDKDMSVEGFKGFMRPRNPDGSWAPPYLVVRGTWPDFFYEGDIWTYSIYAPQDMRRLIEMAGGNEAFAHRLDWTFLRRHFDVTNEPGFLLPVLYNYAGRPDKTADIVHMTLEKAFADNRAGIPGNDDSGAMSSWLIFSTLGLFPIAGQDVYLISTPSIPDASLSLGNGKKLRILSKNLDPDGLNRYVQSATLNGVDLPNSWFRHAQIKDGATLILTMGSAPSDWGKLIPPPSMSDTTSPVCSKVQSGTPSM, from the coding sequence ATGCGGCATCTCCCTGCATCACCTTCCCGGTGGATCCAACTTCGTCGTCTAGCTGCCACCTGCATCGCTCTGTGGAGCATTGCTACTCCGCTCGTTGGTGCAAAAGTGCAGTCGCAGGTGGACTACACGCGCAATGTCGATCCCTTTATCGGTGTGGACTGGGGTGGAAATACGTTTGTCGGTTCCGCGATCCCTTATGGCGTGGTGAAGGTCGGCCCCGATATGCAGACCTTCGATGGCCGACGGTCAGGCTTTGGTTATTCGAGCAGCGGCGTGATTCTTGGTTTCTCGCATCTGCACCTCAGCGGCGCGCAAGGCAAATATGGAAATATTCTCGTCGCGCCCGTCACCGGTCCGCTCGACCTGAATGACATTAAGACTCCACGCACCGATGAAGTAAATCGTGTCGGCTACTATGCAGCGAAGCTCACTCGCTATCAAGTGCAGGCCGAGTTGACGAGCAGCCGCCGCGTTGGGTTTCACCGGTATACCTTCCCCGCGTCGCAGCAGTCGCATATTACGATCAACGTTGCTTCGGCGCTGAGTCTCGGGACCGACTGGCAGGCACAGAAGTTTCTCGGTGCGGAAGTCCACCTTACCTCCAATCATGAAGTGCAGGGAGTAGCACGCTTCACCGGCGGTTGGAACCGAGGCGGTGAGTATAAGGTCTACTACTACATGACGCTCGACACGCCTGCGAACGCAACGCATACGTGGAGCGGCAAAGATCTGACGACTGCCCAGGACGTAACCGTAGGCGCGAACACCCCCGTAGGCGCCTCCTTCGACTTTGCAACGAAAGCAAATCAGGTGATCCAGGCCAAGGTCGGCATCTCCTTTATCAGTGCAGAACAAGCGAAGCACAACGTGCAGCAGGAAGTTCCCGCGTGGAACTTTGCGACGGTGCGCAATGCCGCAACCGGGCTCTGGAACTCTGAACTGGCCAAGCTCAGTCTGTCAGGCGAAAGCGACTCTCAGCGCCGTCAACTCTATACCGCCATGTATCACATCATGCTGATGCCTACAGACCGTACCGGCGAGAACCCGGATTGGCAATCCAGCGAGCCCTACTACGACGACTTCTATTGCATCTGGGATACCTTCCGCACTTCAAGTCCCTTGCTCACGCTCATTTCGCCCGATCGTCAGCGCGACATCCTTCGTGCGCTCATCGACATTTATCGTCATACCGGCTACATGCCAGATGCTCGCAGTGGCAACGACAATGGACGCACCCAGGGCGGCTCCAATGCGAACGTCGTGGTGGCCGATGCCTGGGTGAAGGGGCTCAAAGGCATCGACTATGAAACCGCCTTCGCCGCGATGGTGCACGATGCGGAGGTGCCTCCAACGGATCAACAGAAAGAGGGTCGCGGAGGCCTGAAGGATTACAACGAAAAGGGATTCGTTACGCTTGCCGATGAGCGCTCCGGTTCACGCACAGCAGAGTACAGTTACGATGATTTCGCTATCTCCGAAGTCGCTTGCGGTCTGGGCAAAGCGAAGGAAGCTGCACTCTATGCCAGCCGCGCCCATAACTTTGAGCACCTCTGGGATAAAGATATGAGCGTGGAAGGCTTCAAGGGTTTTATGAGACCACGCAATCCTGATGGCAGTTGGGCTCCCCCATACCTCGTTGTGCGCGGTACCTGGCCGGACTTCTTTTACGAGGGAGATATCTGGACTTATTCCATCTACGCTCCGCAGGATATGCGCCGCCTGATCGAGATGGCCGGAGGGAACGAAGCGTTCGCCCATCGCCTCGACTGGACGTTTCTGCGTCGCCACTTCGACGTCACCAACGAACCTGGCTTTCTTCTTCCCGTGCTCTATAACTATGCGGGGCGACCCGATAAGACCGCCGACATCGTTCACATGACTTTGGAAAAAGCTTTCGCAGACAACCGTGCAGGCATTCCTGGCAATGACGATTCCGGCGCGATGTCGAGTTGGTTGATCTTCTCAACCCTCGGTCTCTTCCCAATCGCTGGTCAGGACGTCTATCTCATCAGCACACCCAGCATTCCAGATGCCTCGCTCTCTTTGGGCAACGGAAAGAAGCTGCGCATTCTTTCGAAGAACCTGGATCCCGACGGTCTCAACCGGTATGTGCAATCGGCGACACTCAACGGGGTCGATCTGCCAAACTCCTGGTTCCGGCACGCCCAGATCAAGGATGGAGCCACGCTGATTCTTACCATGGGTTCAGCCCCATCAGATTGGGGCAAGCTGATTCCTCCACCTTCGATGAGCGATACGACATCGCCCGTTTGTTCGAAAGTGCAGTCTGGAACGCCGTCGATGTAA
- a CDS encoding MarR family winged helix-turn-helix transcriptional regulator, with protein MSSLIEQSFVESGLSLTDFMMLEAILHKGPMTITEIQTSALLATGSMTAAVDRLESKGLLARTFSKSDRRARVLELTDEGRAVILPAFEKHSANLKLWMGALSANERADTFINLRKLEKQLKAVDTNAPQ; from the coding sequence ATGAGTTCGCTGATTGAGCAGAGTTTCGTCGAAAGCGGCCTAAGCCTGACCGATTTTATGATGCTGGAAGCGATCCTGCACAAGGGGCCCATGACGATTACGGAGATTCAGACGAGCGCGTTGCTCGCAACCGGGTCGATGACCGCCGCCGTGGATCGTTTGGAGTCAAAAGGCCTGCTCGCAAGGACGTTCAGTAAGAGCGACCGCCGGGCTCGCGTGCTGGAACTGACGGACGAGGGGAGAGCCGTGATTCTTCCCGCCTTTGAAAAACACAGCGCGAATCTGAAGCTTTGGATGGGCGCGCTTTCGGCGAATGAGCGTGCGGATACCTTCATCAATCTCCGAAAGCTTGAAAAGCAGTTGAAGGCAGTCGACACAAACGCACCGCAGTAG